The DNA segment CCGGCCTCAAGGCGCCGGAAGAGGTCGTCTCCCTCAGCGGAGTGGAGCTGCGGACGGAACTGGAGCGGGTTCGCGCGGCGGAGCAGGGCGCCACCTACGACTTCCCCCTGGACCTGAACGACAAGGTTCTGACGTGGGTGAGCCTCTTCACCAAAGAGAAGCGGGGCTTCATGGAGAACGCCCTGGGGCGGGCGTCGGTCTTCATGCCCATGGTGCGCCAAGTGTTCGCGGAAGAGGGCGTGCCCTCGGACCTCGCCTATCTCGCGGTCATCGAATCGGGCTTCCGCAACGAGGCCAAGAGCAAGGCCAAGGCCGTGGGCATGTGGCAGTTCATCCGTTCCACCGGCCGGATCTACGGCCTGACGGGGAACGCCTGGGTGGAGGAGCGCCGGGATCCGGTGAAGGCCACCCGCGCCGCGGCCCGCTACCTCAAGCGGCTCTACGAGATCTCCGGCGACTGGTACCTGGCGGTCTCCGGCTACAACGCCGGGCCGCTCACCCTGGAGCGCGCCATCCAGAACCTCGGCACCCGCAATTTCTGGGACCTCGCCCGGTCGCGCTGGCTGCGCACCGAGACCAAGAACTACGTGCCCGAGCTGTGCGCCGCGATCCTGGTGGGACGCAATCCCGAGCGCTACGGCCTCCGCATCCAGGCGCTGCCGCCCTACGCCTACGAGACGGCGATGGTGCCCAACATGACCAGCCTCACCGTGCTCGCCCGGTGCGCCGGAACCGATTTCGCCACCCTCAAGACCCTCAACCCCGAACTTCTCCGCGGATCCACCCCGCCGGGCGCCTACCCGCTGCGCGTTCCGCCCGGCAAGGCCGGCGAATGCCTCCGTCAGCTCGCGAAGCTGCCCGCCGGCAAGCGGCTGGACTTCCAGCACTACACCGTCCGCAAGGGCGACACGCTCGTGAAGGTGGCGCGGCGCTTCAAGCTCACGCCCGACGACCTCCTGGACGCCAACGACATCACCGCGAAGCAGTTCCGTCCCGGCCGCCGGCTGCTGGTTCCGCCCGCTCCTCCGCTGGTTCTCGACGACCGCGATCTGGCGCCCAAGGTCGAGCGCGTCAAGCTGCTGGGCGACAAGCCCCTGGATCCGCTTCCCAACGTTCCCGCGGTGGAGCCCTCTCCGGCGGCTTCCGCGCCGAGCGAGCCCGCTCCAGCGCCGCCGGTGGAGATCCGGAAGCCTGGCGCGAAGCTTCCCGCTCCGACGCCGATCCTGTCCCCCGAGGACGAGCGGAAATCGCGGTCCGCTCCTGGAGAAGAGGCGGAAGCTGGCAGCGTCTACCGGGCGCGTTCCGGCGACACCCTGGCGAAGATCGCGCGGGCGAAGGGCGTTCCGCTGGGCCAGCTCCTGCGCCTGAATTCCCAGGCCGCCAAGGGCCTACATCCCGGCGATGCGGTACGGCTCCCGGGCGGGGTCGCGCCCGCGGCTACCGGCGTGCGCACCCATGTCGTGCAGAAGGGCGAGACCCTCGCCGCCATCGGCCGGAAGTACGGCGTGGATGCCAGCGATCTCAAGGTCTGGAATGGCCTGAAGGGCGACCGGATCGAGGCGGGCCGCCGTCTCCGGCTGGCGCCGCGATAGATCTGTGCTTGCAGAAGCGCGGAAGGGGTGTGATACTAGGTTTTCCCGAATGGGGCCATAGCTCAGCTGGGAGAGCGCTTGCATGGCATGCAAGAGGTCGTCGGTTCGATCCCGATTGGCTCCACCAAACAGAAGGCCACCGAAAGGTGGCCTTCTTGCTGAAGGCTGAACGACGGACATGCTCGCCTCCCTCAATCACGTCGACCTCCGCTTCGGCCCTCAGGAAGTGCTGAAGGACGTCACCTGGGCGATCCAGGAGGGCGAGTGCTGGGGCGTGATCGGCCGCAACGGCGCGGGGAAGAGCACCGTCTTCAAGCTGCTCCTCGCCCAGTTGGAAGCCGACGCGGGCACCGTGGTGCGGCCCACGAAGGAGCGGGGAATCCGCATGGGCCACTACGCCCAGGATCTCGTCCCCGAGACCCAGGGCAGCGTGCTGGAAGAAGCGCTGGCGGCCTTCGGCGACGTAGAGCGGCTGCAGCACGAGATGCGCGACCTGGAGCACCGCATGGGCGAGGCCGGGGCGGATCTCGCCGACGTGATGGCCCGCTACGAGACCGTGACCGAGGCCTTCGAGCGGCTCGACGGCTTCAGCATCCGCGCCCGCGCCGAGAGCATCCTCCAGTCGCTGGGCTTCGCGGCCTCCGATTTCGAGCGCCCGGTGGAGACCCTCTCTGGCGGCCAGAAGAGCCGCGTGATGCTGGCCAAGGCCATTCTCCAGGGCCAGGACCTGCTGCTGCTGGACGAGCCCACCAACCACCTGGACCTGCCCAGCCTGCGCTGGCTGGAGGACTTCATCCAGGCGA comes from the Geothrix sp. 21YS21S-4 genome and includes:
- a CDS encoding LysM peptidoglycan-binding domain-containing protein, coding for MALPLLTALLWGAVPAQVQVPPPASHAAAAPPRAPESDAARTARLRALVEAAERALEAEDEETAGTRADEADVLTADWSPELLRRPEIQALLQRLKEVQDQLASEEVEAGQAPEANPGLKAPEEVVSLSGVELRTELERVRAAEQGATYDFPLDLNDKVLTWVSLFTKEKRGFMENALGRASVFMPMVRQVFAEEGVPSDLAYLAVIESGFRNEAKSKAKAVGMWQFIRSTGRIYGLTGNAWVEERRDPVKATRAAARYLKRLYEISGDWYLAVSGYNAGPLTLERAIQNLGTRNFWDLARSRWLRTETKNYVPELCAAILVGRNPERYGLRIQALPPYAYETAMVPNMTSLTVLARCAGTDFATLKTLNPELLRGSTPPGAYPLRVPPGKAGECLRQLAKLPAGKRLDFQHYTVRKGDTLVKVARRFKLTPDDLLDANDITAKQFRPGRRLLVPPAPPLVLDDRDLAPKVERVKLLGDKPLDPLPNVPAVEPSPAASAPSEPAPAPPVEIRKPGAKLPAPTPILSPEDERKSRSAPGEEAEAGSVYRARSGDTLAKIARAKGVPLGQLLRLNSQAAKGLHPGDAVRLPGGVAPAATGVRTHVVQKGETLAAIGRKYGVDASDLKVWNGLKGDRIEAGRRLRLAPR